TTCGGGGAGCGAACGGGATAGTGCTTGTAAATCCTCTGGTTGAGCCGTCGCCCGGAGGGTGGTGGCGCTTTGCACCAGACCATGGGGCTTGACTTCGGCAACGGTCTCGACTACTTTCACCCCACCCTCGACACCGGGGAAAGGCGGTTTGCGACCCTGCATTCTTCCGACGGAGGCCTCTTTTATGAACCCCCTACGGTTAGCGGCGTGCTCTCTGACCCTGTTCCTCTGCGCAGGACTCTGCCGGGGGGCCGACCCCCGGACGGACGCCGAAGTCCGGCAGATCCGCCGGGAAATGGAACAAATGCGCCAGGATTACGAAGGACGGCTCAAAGCGCTGGAAACCCGCCTGAAGCAACTGGAAACGTCGGCGTCCACAGAGGTGCCGGCCCCGCCGCCGTCATCGGCGGCCGCCCCCGCCGCGGAAGGGCCGTCCGCAACGGGACCGGGCCCAGCCGAGACCGGCGAAAACGACCGCAAGGACCACGCCGACGCACTCTTCCGCAACAGTACGGAAACCCGCCATTCGGCGATCGCGGTGCCGAAGGATCCGGCGCTCCGCAAGCGGGTGGAGGAGGTGCTCCGGAACTACGTGGACATCGGCGGTTACATCCGCGCCGGGTACGGAAGGGACAACGAGGGCGGCCCCCAGGTGGGCTTCATGGCCCCCGGCGCCATGGCCAAGGGCCGCCTGGGCAACGAGGGCGAAAACTACGGTGAGTTGGTCTTCGGCAAGAACTTCTACCTGACGGGCGCTTTCTCCCTGGACGGCGCGGCGCGGGCGGACGGCACGCCGTCGGACCCCATCGCCCGCTGCCAGATCCGCCTCTCCATGTACAACCCCTACCAGAGCTACATGGCGTCCGGCGCCACCAGCTTCGGCCTGGCGGAGGCCTGGGCCGCCGTGGGCAACCTCAGCGCCCGCCAGCCCGGGATGAAGTTCTGGGCGGGGAACCGCTTCTACCGGCGCCACGACATCCACATCGACGACTTCTACTTCTATAACATGAGCGGGGGCGGCGGCGGGGTGGAGGACATCCGGACCCGCCTGGGAAAGCTGGCGGTGGCCTGGATCGGGCTGGGCAGCCAGAGCGGCTTCTCGGACCTGCCCCGGCCCGACCCCCTGAACCAGGCGGGGTTCAACAAGGGCAAC
This window of the Acidobacteriota bacterium genome carries:
- a CDS encoding carbohydrate porin, with amino-acid sequence MNPLRLAACSLTLFLCAGLCRGADPRTDAEVRQIRREMEQMRQDYEGRLKALETRLKQLETSASTEVPAPPPSSAAAPAAEGPSATGPGPAETGENDRKDHADALFRNSTETRHSAIAVPKDPALRKRVEEVLRNYVDIGGYIRAGYGRDNEGGPQVGFMAPGAMAKGRLGNEGENYGELVFGKNFYLTGAFSLDGAARADGTPSDPIARCQIRLSMYNPYQSYMASGATSFGLAEAWAAVGNLSARQPGMKFWAGNRFYRRHDIHIDDFYFYNMSGGGGGVEDIRTRLGKLAVAWIGLGSQSGFSDLPRPDPLNQAGFNKGNLVLSLYDTPLPGGKGEFGLTLTWASHGRDHAGQTTPGEPGLAFTFIHSSDGWMGENGSNKFSVQYGRNAAKTFTSGFETYTTPEGTFIRPDAPGSYRFRITECLVMQPSPHFSFSPVVVYQLTDYKQYGGLQQWFSAGVRTVWHFNRYVSLAAEPFLDWTELRSTGQSGWLFKVSLAPQVSLGNLFFSRPAIRAFVTWARWSDAYVGQIGGLDYANRNQGLVAGVQMETWW